In one Arachis duranensis cultivar V14167 chromosome 9, aradu.V14167.gnm2.J7QH, whole genome shotgun sequence genomic region, the following are encoded:
- the LOC107465811 gene encoding uncharacterized protein LOC107465811 gives MNPLEIFLSDCFWLPAMSFIAIDIYAKLVFSILKGSNKSFLLSKILAVTIRLILKDAEEKKASFNPRPYFRLFINLLLDLGSLEPVTDGANLQILIAFANTFHALQPLKVPAFS, from the exons ATGAATCCTTTGGAGATATTCCTGTCAGATTGTTTCTGG CTGCCAGCAATGTCATTTATTGCAATTGATATTTATGCCAAGCTTGTCTTCTCAATATTGAAG GGATCAAACAagtcctttcttctttctaag ATTCTTGCAGTGACTATTCGGTTGATTCTAAAAGATGCAGAAGAGAAGAAGGCCTCTTTTAATCCAAGACCGTATTTCAGATTGTTCATTAATTTGCTTCTAGATCTTGGTTCACTTGAACCTGTTACTGATGGTGCAAATCTCCAG ATTTTGATTGCTTTTGCCAATACTTTTCATGCTTTGCAGCCCCTCAAGGTTCCTGCTTTCAG TTAA